The sequence GTTAAGAGGATAAAAATGATAAACGCATAAAAAATATAGCGTCTGTACTCATAAACAAGAAGAGGTACTTCGGTTTTAAAGAAATAAACCAAACGATTTGTGTCTTCTCTTTTTGTTTTGTAAATTTTTTGATAAGTCTGCGAAGCTAAATGATTTAAGTAAATAACAGTCTTACTTTTAGCGTAATATGTTTGTGCATATGCTAAATCATTTACCAAATGAATATATAAACTTGCTAATTCATCAGGATTTTTCTTAGATTTACCGAAAATTGCTTGCTCAAATTCAAGCCATTTTTCTTTATTTTGTTTTATAAATGCTACTTCTCTCATGAGGTGCTAAAATAGAAAATTATGTCACAATTAACTATAACTACTACACAAAATGTTTCAATAAATTTTACAGCAGCGTCTGTAGGAGAAAGAATGCTAGGATTGATCCTTGATTTGCTAGTCATGATAGCCTATTCTATAGTGGTTGCTTTTATAATAGACGCTTCAGGGTTAGATAGTTATATTTTGTCTTTAGATTTTTGGTCTCAAACTGCAATATATATAATTGTTTATTTACCAATTATCTTTTACACAATCGTTCAAGAAAGTATTTTTGAAGGACAAACTATTGGGAAAAGAATAATGAAGACTAAAGTGATAAAAATAGACGGTTATCAGGCGGGTTTTGGAGACTATTTAGTGCGATGGTTGTTTCGTTTAATAGAAATAATACCACCATTCGGTATTATTGGTTTGCTTGCTGTAATTTTTAGTGGTAAAAATCAAAGATTGGGAGATATGGTCTCAGGAACGGCAATAATTTCTTTGAAAAATAAGATAAATATTAATCATACTATTCTTCAAGAAGTAAACGATGACTATGTG is a genomic window of Flavobacterium jumunjinense containing:
- a CDS encoding RDD family protein: MSQLTITTTQNVSINFTAASVGERMLGLILDLLVMIAYSIVVAFIIDASGLDSYILSLDFWSQTAIYIIVYLPIIFYTIVQESIFEGQTIGKRIMKTKVIKIDGYQAGFGDYLVRWLFRLIEIIPPFGIIGLLAVIFSGKNQRLGDMVSGTAIISLKNKININHTILQEVNDDYVPTYPLVIKLSDNDVRIIKETFETAVKNRDYSTLIKLREKVISVTGIKNQSGNDQDFIRTLLKDYNFYTQNM